One Balneola sp. DNA window includes the following coding sequences:
- the proC gene encoding pyrroline-5-carboxylate reductase — MAKKHDIAIIGAGNLGIAIAKGISGAKLAKPKNMYLTRRHLEKLDHLKSQKFKITSDNKDAVQNSEYIFLCVQPKQLPAVLEEINSVLDPEKHVLISTITGVEIAAIEEHLEQTMPVIRAMPNTATAIQESMTCLCAKNVSDQQLKEVKKLFEALGEAMIIDENLMKAATVLAASGIAFFLRYIRAATQGGIQLGFHADEAQKIAMQTARGAASLLIEGENHPETEIDKVTTPQGCTIAGLNEMEHQGLSSAVIKGLLASFEKINTITQ, encoded by the coding sequence ATGGCTAAGAAACATGACATCGCAATTATTGGGGCAGGAAATTTAGGCATTGCCATAGCGAAGGGAATTAGCGGAGCGAAATTGGCTAAACCAAAGAACATGTATTTGACGCGTCGGCACCTGGAGAAGCTGGACCATCTCAAATCTCAAAAGTTTAAAATAACTTCCGATAACAAAGATGCCGTCCAGAACTCTGAATACATTTTCCTCTGCGTTCAACCCAAACAACTGCCTGCTGTTTTGGAAGAAATTAATTCAGTCTTAGACCCTGAAAAGCATGTCTTGATTTCAACTATAACCGGCGTTGAGATTGCGGCTATTGAAGAACACCTTGAACAAACAATGCCTGTAATTCGGGCCATGCCAAATACGGCTACGGCTATACAGGAGTCGATGACCTGCCTTTGTGCAAAGAATGTTTCTGATCAACAGCTTAAAGAAGTTAAGAAGCTGTTCGAAGCTCTGGGTGAAGCTATGATCATTGATGAAAACCTCATGAAAGCCGCCACCGTTTTAGCAGCCAGCGGAATTGCCTTCTTCCTTCGATATATCAGAGCAGCTACTCAGGGCGGAATTCAACTTGGATTTCATGCCGATGAAGCCCAAAAAATTGCGATGCAAACTGCACGTGGAGCCGCATCACTTTTGATTGAAGGCGAAAATCACCCCGAAACAGAAATTGACAAAGTAACCACACCGCAAGGCTGCACCATTGCAGGTCTCAATGAAATGGAGCACCAAGGACTCAGCTCTGCAGTAATAAAAGGACTCCTTGCCTCCTTCGAAAAAATTAACACCATCACCCAATAA
- a CDS encoding N-acetyl-gamma-glutamyl-phosphate reductase, with the protein MIKAGIIGGAGYTAGELIRILLHHPEVEITSVVSRSHGGEFLYQAHPDLEGETELKFDSTLSQDVDVVLLCSGHGKSKAVVEGDIIPKQAKIIALSSDYRIKGEHDFVYGLPELHRDEIKAANHIANPGCFATCIQLSLFPLAKAGLLNTSVHVTAITGSTGAGQNPTSTTHFSWRSNNASIYKAFTHQHLGEISQSLKQLQSDFDQSIHFIPMRGAFTRGILAACYLELNKSAKEIQELYQNYYKDHPFVTVSDSSPDIKRVVGTNKAQVHIQKENGQILITGVIDNLLKGASGQAVQNMNLLFGLDETSGLNFKSTAF; encoded by the coding sequence ATGATTAAAGCAGGCATCATAGGCGGAGCCGGATACACAGCAGGTGAGCTCATCAGAATTTTACTTCATCATCCTGAAGTTGAAATAACTAGCGTGGTGAGCAGAAGTCATGGCGGAGAGTTTTTGTACCAAGCTCACCCTGACTTAGAAGGAGAGACGGAACTCAAATTTGATTCAACGTTATCACAAGATGTTGATGTTGTTTTACTCTGCTCAGGTCATGGAAAATCGAAAGCGGTAGTGGAAGGAGACATCATTCCAAAGCAGGCAAAAATTATAGCCCTCAGCTCCGATTATCGCATAAAAGGCGAACATGATTTTGTGTATGGCTTGCCTGAACTACATCGCGATGAAATTAAAGCTGCCAATCATATTGCAAATCCGGGCTGTTTTGCCACTTGTATTCAACTCAGTTTATTTCCACTGGCAAAAGCAGGCTTATTGAATACTTCAGTACATGTTACAGCCATCACCGGAAGTACGGGCGCGGGACAGAACCCAACTTCTACCACCCACTTTAGCTGGAGAAGTAACAACGCCTCCATTTACAAAGCATTTACGCATCAGCATTTGGGGGAGATTAGTCAGAGCCTAAAGCAATTACAGTCGGATTTTGATCAGTCCATTCACTTCATTCCCATGCGTGGAGCATTCACCCGTGGAATTCTTGCCGCTTGCTATTTGGAGCTGAATAAGTCTGCTAAAGAAATTCAGGAGTTGTATCAAAATTATTACAAGGATCATCCTTTTGTCACGGTATCCGATTCTTCACCGGATATAAAACGTGTGGTTGGAACCAATAAAGCTCAGGTTCATATTCAAAAAGAGAATGGACAGATTTTGATCACCGGAGTGATTGACAACTTGCTGAAAGGGGCATCCGGACAGGCTGTCCAAAATATGAATCTGCTATTTGGACTGGATGAAACTTCCGGACTCAATTTTAAATCCACAGCATTTTAA
- the argG gene encoding argininosuccinate synthase: protein MSKKKKVLLAFSGGLDTSYCAIWLAKDQGFDVHTAAVNTGGFDAAEEKALAEKAKKLGIENHTMLDVEDTFYEKGIKYLIFGNVLKNHTYPLSVSAERVFQAVAIAEYAKEIGADAIAHGSTGAGNDQVRFDLVFNVIAPDLEIITPIRDQKLSREEEVEYLKENGIDQEWAKAKYSINKGLWGTSVGGAETLTSHKGLPEDAWPTKVVDRDSLLVQIGFENGEPVTINDERLTTVELIKKLNEIASPFGVGRDIHVGDTIIGIKGRVGFEAAAPMIIIKAHQLLEKHTLGKWQLYWKDQLAEWYGMLMHEGQYLDPVMRNIETFLEDTQKTVSGKVFVKLDNKHFELEGVESENDLMGSKAGQYGEMNNAWSGDDVKGFTKILSNSMLIQQKVQNND from the coding sequence ATGAGCAAAAAGAAAAAAGTATTACTCGCATTCAGCGGTGGACTCGACACCAGTTATTGCGCCATTTGGCTGGCAAAAGATCAAGGCTTCGATGTCCATACCGCGGCCGTAAATACCGGTGGTTTTGATGCAGCTGAAGAGAAAGCATTAGCAGAAAAAGCCAAAAAACTAGGGATAGAAAATCACACTATGCTGGATGTAGAAGACACCTTCTACGAAAAAGGCATCAAGTACCTGATCTTCGGAAACGTGCTCAAAAATCATACTTATCCACTATCAGTAAGTGCGGAACGAGTTTTCCAAGCCGTAGCTATTGCCGAGTATGCAAAAGAAATCGGTGCTGATGCGATTGCCCATGGAAGTACCGGAGCTGGAAATGACCAGGTTCGTTTTGATTTAGTCTTCAATGTGATTGCTCCCGATCTGGAAATTATTACTCCGATTCGTGATCAAAAATTGAGCCGTGAAGAAGAAGTTGAGTATTTGAAAGAAAATGGCATTGATCAGGAATGGGCAAAAGCAAAGTACTCGATCAATAAGGGACTTTGGGGAACTTCAGTTGGTGGAGCTGAAACGCTGACTTCCCATAAAGGACTACCCGAAGATGCCTGGCCAACAAAGGTCGTTGATCGTGATTCGTTATTAGTTCAAATCGGTTTTGAAAATGGTGAACCAGTAACGATTAACGACGAACGATTAACGACGGTAGAATTAATTAAGAAACTGAATGAAATAGCTTCTCCTTTTGGTGTAGGTCGAGACATCCACGTCGGCGATACCATCATTGGGATTAAAGGTCGTGTAGGATTTGAGGCGGCAGCTCCGATGATCATCATTAAAGCACACCAGCTTTTGGAAAAACACACGCTCGGTAAGTGGCAGTTATATTGGAAAGATCAGCTGGCCGAATGGTATGGAATGCTGATGCACGAAGGCCAATACCTTGATCCGGTGATGCGCAACATCGAGACCTTTTTGGAAGACACCCAAAAAACTGTCTCTGGAAAGGTGTTCGTCAAACTTGATAACAAGCACTTCGAACTGGAAGGCGTTGAATCTGAAAATGATTTAATGGGCTCCAAAGCGGGTCAATATGGTGAAATGAATAACGCCTGGAGTGGAGATGATGTGAAAGGATTTACCAAAATTTTGTCGAACTCCATGCTTATTCAACAAAAAGTACAGAACAATGATTAA
- a CDS encoding GNAT family N-acetyltransferase: protein MSVHIHIAKAHHTSYAEDICAMIEEAAHKRGTGIAKRDPDYIKKKIKNGNSVIALDDGKLAGYCYIEIWENKKYVANSGLIVHPDYRGQGLASKIKAKAFELSRKKYPGSKLFGITTSLPVMKINSDLGYRPVTFSELTQDETFWSGCQSCPNYDILTRNERKNCLCTGMMFDPNKPNKKTKQEREKNIAKYYRWVKLKTVKFLDFINPINLFL from the coding sequence ATGTCCGTTCACATTCATATCGCCAAAGCGCATCATACCTCATATGCAGAAGATATCTGTGCTATGATTGAAGAAGCCGCCCACAAACGAGGAACCGGTATTGCTAAGCGTGACCCTGATTACATCAAAAAGAAAATTAAAAATGGAAATTCCGTCATCGCACTAGATGATGGAAAGCTTGCTGGCTATTGCTACATCGAAATCTGGGAAAACAAAAAATATGTAGCGAACTCAGGCTTAATTGTCCATCCTGATTATCGAGGACAGGGATTAGCCAGCAAGATTAAAGCCAAAGCATTTGAACTTTCCCGCAAGAAATATCCAGGATCTAAATTATTTGGGATTACGACCAGCCTCCCGGTTATGAAGATAAACTCTGACCTGGGCTATCGACCGGTTACTTTTTCTGAACTTACACAGGATGAGACTTTTTGGAGTGGATGCCAAAGTTGTCCTAATTATGACATCCTTACACGCAATGAGCGCAAGAACTGCTTGTGTACCGGAATGATGTTTGACCCGAATAAACCCAATAAGAAAACGAAGCAGGAACGAGAAAAAAATATCGCCAAGTACTATCGCTGGGTGAAATTGAAGACCGTTAAGTTTCTGGATTTCATAAACCCAATAAATCTCTTTTTATAA
- a CDS encoding peptidase M28: MKSVKATILSILFATVFLGSTLAQTLQMEVLREIGAAPSAERIEADITTLVEFGTRHTLSDTTSDTRGIGAARRWIKAEFERISADCGGCLEVFYVSDVIEGTRRIPEPTNVVNVVAIQRGTADPNRFIMMSGDIDSRVSDALDGESESPGANDNASGVAGALEAARVLTNYEFEGSIMYAALSGEEQGLFGGQILAEYMKENDMDLKGVLNNDMIGNIQGINQVIDNTTARVFSEGTRAVETEREGNIRRYTGGEVDSPSRNLARYVDKMADDYIRNLDVMMIYRLDRFGRGGHHRPFNAAGFPGVRIMETNEDYNRQHQDLRTEDGVEYGDVLDEVEFDFAAKLTGLNAVVMAGMSWAPSPPAEVEIEGAVRPSTTLKWKALDAEQNPQLAGYKIYWRLTDANQWQKSVFVPADATEHTLENVVIDNYYFGVASVSKDGFESPVVFPGPNGSFGD, encoded by the coding sequence ATGAAATCGGTTAAAGCTACTATTCTATCTATTCTTTTCGCTACGGTTTTTCTGGGAAGCACACTTGCTCAGACTTTGCAAATGGAAGTACTTCGTGAAATTGGGGCTGCTCCTTCAGCTGAACGCATCGAGGCAGATATCACAACTTTAGTTGAGTTTGGCACCCGCCATACTTTATCGGACACCACTTCTGACACTCGCGGTATTGGTGCTGCCCGGCGCTGGATCAAAGCTGAATTCGAGCGAATTTCTGCTGATTGCGGAGGTTGCCTGGAAGTATTTTATGTAAGTGATGTGATTGAAGGAACTCGACGGATTCCCGAACCCACCAATGTGGTAAATGTAGTTGCCATACAGCGAGGGACGGCAGATCCAAACCGATTTATTATGATGAGTGGCGATATTGATTCTCGTGTTTCTGATGCCCTGGATGGTGAGTCTGAATCTCCCGGCGCGAATGATAATGCTTCCGGTGTTGCCGGTGCATTGGAAGCTGCTCGAGTTTTGACGAACTATGAATTTGAAGGTTCAATTATGTACGCAGCACTTTCAGGCGAGGAACAAGGATTATTCGGAGGTCAGATTCTCGCAGAATACATGAAAGAGAATGATATGGACCTCAAGGGAGTGCTGAATAATGATATGATTGGAAATATTCAGGGCATTAATCAGGTAATTGATAATACAACGGCCCGTGTGTTTTCGGAAGGAACCCGTGCGGTAGAGACGGAAAGAGAAGGAAATATTCGTCGCTATACCGGTGGCGAAGTTGATTCTCCATCACGAAATCTGGCTCGTTATGTAGATAAGATGGCGGATGATTATATCCGAAATTTGGACGTGATGATGATTTACCGCTTGGACCGATTTGGCCGAGGCGGACACCATCGCCCATTTAATGCAGCCGGATTCCCTGGCGTTCGAATTATGGAAACCAACGAAGATTATAACCGACAGCATCAGGATTTAAGAACTGAAGATGGCGTTGAATACGGAGATGTTCTGGATGAAGTGGAATTTGACTTCGCAGCTAAGCTAACCGGATTGAACGCAGTAGTAATGGCAGGAATGAGTTGGGCTCCAAGTCCACCCGCTGAAGTTGAAATTGAAGGTGCCGTCCGCCCAAGCACAACCCTGAAGTGGAAGGCACTTGATGCCGAACAAAATCCACAGCTGGCCGGCTATAAAATTTACTGGCGACTAACCGATGCCAATCAATGGCAGAAAAGTGTGTTTGTCCCGGCCGATGCCACCGAGCATACCCTCGAAAACGTTGTAATTGATAACTATTACTTCGGCGTAGCAAGCGTATCAAAAGATGGGTTTGAAAGTCCGGTAGTATTTCCCGGACCGAACGGTTCCTTTGGTGACTAA
- a CDS encoding exopolyphosphatase, with protein MIVSSNSNQVTPIKRIAAIDIGTNSFHAIIVDIYSDGSFRTLDKLKEMVQLAKGGMGKRLSDGAFKRGLTALKNIKRLADSYECEEILAYATSAIREAENGGEFIQKSIDDIGVKINAIPGRVEAELIGLAVRHGVKLTEKPVLVADIGGGSVEFILGNEKEFFFTASKKIGVSRMTEIFKPKDPITTEDIKTLEGHYEEKLQDVAQAFALNRTDTIIGSSGTMENIAQMIANRKDKSIDMTINEMEFSAEDFRKFYDWFIKLSKKERRSVSGLDTKRVGFINTGVVLLNYMIRKFGIKTVKISSQALREGIVIRYLKKEMIGLQWTGAFADPRRRSVFELLRKTDWHETHSRHVANMALTIFDALEKELELTLQDRELLEYASYLHDIGYYISHSKHHKHALYIIRHSDLKGFKEDEIQIIANVARYHRRSTPKKRHSEYWKMPAPIRKRIKKLSGILRVADGLDRSHYQNVKDLQVYSEDDYIKINIRTEGEPHLEIWGAERKAELFKEVTGKKLKIERVIEPSYIG; from the coding sequence TTGATCGTCAGCAGCAACAGCAATCAGGTTACACCCATCAAACGCATCGCCGCTATTGATATCGGCACCAACTCATTCCACGCCATTATTGTGGATATTTATTCTGATGGCAGTTTCAGAACCCTCGATAAGCTCAAGGAAATGGTTCAGCTTGCCAAAGGCGGGATGGGGAAAAGATTATCAGATGGGGCTTTTAAACGGGGATTGACGGCACTCAAAAATATTAAGCGGCTTGCTGATAGTTATGAATGTGAGGAGATTTTAGCCTACGCCACCAGTGCTATTCGGGAAGCAGAAAATGGCGGTGAGTTCATCCAAAAAAGCATCGATGATATTGGTGTGAAGATAAATGCCATTCCGGGCCGTGTTGAAGCAGAGCTTATTGGATTAGCTGTTCGTCATGGAGTGAAATTGACAGAAAAACCTGTGCTTGTAGCTGATATTGGGGGCGGTAGCGTAGAATTCATTCTGGGAAATGAGAAGGAATTTTTCTTTACAGCGAGTAAGAAAATCGGGGTTTCCAGGATGACCGAGATCTTTAAACCTAAAGACCCCATCACCACAGAAGACATTAAAACGCTGGAAGGTCATTATGAAGAAAAGCTTCAGGATGTAGCCCAGGCCTTTGCGCTAAACCGAACAGATACGATTATCGGTTCTTCCGGAACCATGGAAAACATCGCCCAGATGATTGCGAACCGGAAGGACAAATCTATCGACATGACCATCAATGAGATGGAGTTTTCGGCAGAAGATTTCAGGAAATTTTATGACTGGTTTATCAAACTCTCCAAGAAAGAACGGCGTAGTGTTTCCGGTTTAGACACCAAACGAGTTGGCTTCATCAATACCGGGGTGGTTCTGCTCAACTATATGATTCGAAAATTTGGAATCAAAACGGTGAAGATTTCATCTCAAGCTTTGAGGGAAGGGATTGTTATTCGGTACCTCAAAAAAGAAATGATTGGACTTCAATGGACCGGAGCTTTTGCCGACCCCCGTCGCAGAAGTGTCTTTGAACTGCTCCGTAAAACGGACTGGCATGAGACTCACTCCCGTCATGTGGCCAATATGGCGCTTACCATCTTTGATGCTCTGGAAAAAGAACTGGAACTCACCCTTCAGGATCGGGAACTGTTAGAATACGCCAGTTATCTGCACGATATCGGATACTACATTTCGCACTCTAAACATCATAAACATGCATTGTATATCATCCGCCACTCAGATTTGAAAGGTTTTAAGGAAGATGAAATTCAGATAATTGCAAACGTGGCCCGCTATCACCGGCGGTCTACACCTAAGAAACGACATAGTGAATACTGGAAAATGCCGGCTCCTATCCGGAAGCGTATTAAAAAGCTATCCGGGATTTTGAGGGTGGCTGATGGATTAGACCGAAGTCACTACCAAAACGTAAAAGACCTGCAAGTGTATTCTGAGGATGACTATATCAAGATTAATATCCGGACGGAAGGTGAGCCTCACTTAGAAATTTGGGGAGCGGAGCGAAAGGCTGAGTTATTCAAAGAAGTAACAGGGAAAAAACTGAAAATAGAGCGGGTTATAGAGCCCAGCTATATCGGGTAA